A window of Mucilaginibacter paludis DSM 18603 contains these coding sequences:
- a CDS encoding STAS domain-containing protein, translating to MKFTVDKHEKYVLLKLNENKLNSLITPQLKSELILMNTEGQRNIILDLSSVKFADSSGLSSLLVGHRLCKNGNGVFILVGLNSAVARLVTISQLDNVLTVVNTNDEAVDLIFMEEIEKDLKKESR from the coding sequence ATGAAATTTACTGTAGATAAACACGAAAAATACGTTCTGTTAAAGTTGAACGAAAATAAATTGAATTCGTTAATTACTCCGCAGCTTAAATCGGAATTGATATTAATGAATACTGAAGGACAGCGTAACATTATCCTTGATTTATCTTCGGTAAAATTTGCAGATTCTTCTGGTTTAAGCAGTTTACTGGTTGGTCATCGTTTGTGTAAAAATGGTAACGGTGTTTTTATATTGGTAGGCCTTAATTCGGCGGTTGCCCGATTGGTTACCATCTCGCAGTTAGATAATGTATTAACGGTTGTAAATACCAACGATGAGGCTGTGGACCTGATATTTATGGAAGAGATTGAAAAAGATCTAAAAAAAGAATCAAGATAA
- a CDS encoding ribonuclease Z has product MRFDVTILGSSSATPIYNRNPTAQALNINERFYLIDCGEGTQQQMLRYDIKSSRIDYIFISHLHGDHYLGLVGLLSSLNLNGRKKPITLFGPAHLKDIIQMHFEYSETTIQFDLEFRATDPSKSEIILDNQDITVETILLDHRIACTGFLFRQKRRLRKIIKERVEELQVPVEYYAVLKRGVDYFATNGQVYPNNELTTAAEEPRAYAYCSDTLYNESYFEQIAGVNLLYHEATFAHDMLDRANETHHTTALQAGEIAKITGAKKLLIGHFSARYKTLTDLLDEARSVFPETELAIEGKTFVIES; this is encoded by the coding sequence ATGAGATTTGATGTAACGATCCTGGGCAGCAGTTCGGCAACACCTATATATAATAGAAACCCAACGGCACAAGCGCTTAATATTAACGAGCGTTTTTATTTAATTGATTGCGGCGAGGGTACGCAGCAGCAAATGTTGCGTTACGATATCAAATCCAGCCGGATCGACTATATTTTTATCAGTCACCTGCACGGCGATCATTACCTTGGTTTGGTTGGCCTGCTTTCATCACTAAACTTAAACGGCCGTAAAAAGCCTATTACTTTGTTTGGTCCAGCACATTTGAAAGACATTATTCAAATGCATTTTGAATATTCGGAGACAACGATTCAATTTGACCTGGAATTTCGCGCTACCGATCCCTCTAAATCAGAGATCATACTCGATAACCAGGATATCACTGTCGAAACTATTTTGTTAGACCATCGTATTGCTTGTACCGGCTTTCTTTTCCGTCAGAAACGGCGTTTGCGTAAAATTATTAAAGAGAGGGTTGAGGAACTACAGGTGCCTGTTGAGTATTACGCGGTACTAAAAAGAGGAGTAGATTATTTTGCTACCAACGGACAGGTTTATCCCAATAACGAATTAACTACCGCTGCCGAAGAACCTCGCGCTTATGCTTACTGCTCGGATACATTATATAACGAGAGCTATTTTGAGCAGATTGCAGGTGTTAATTTACTGTATCATGAAGCTACTTTTGCGCACGATATGCTCGACAGGGCCAATGAAACCCATCATACTACTGCTTTGCAAGCCGGTGAGATAGCTAAAATTACTGGTGCTAAAAAGTTGCTGATAGGCCATTTTTCGGCCCGGTACAAAACACTAACTGATTTATTGGATGAGGCGCGCTCCGTTTTTCCGGAAACGGAACTGGCTATCGAGGGTAAAACCTTCGTAATAGAATCATAA
- a CDS encoding CYTH domain-containing protein — translation MGVEIERKFLVNHGKWNQLNKPAGTAFRQGYMVKEADKTVRVRVAGNQAYITIKGKSKGISRSEYEYEIPVDDAGELLSAFCEAVIYKTRYCITFAGKLWEIDVFDRDNEGLIMAEIELDDEAETFDLPDWVETEVTGDDRYYNSNLSINPYKNWA, via the coding sequence ATGGGAGTAGAGATAGAGAGAAAGTTTTTGGTTAACCATGGAAAATGGAATCAGCTGAATAAGCCGGCAGGTACGGCTTTCCGCCAGGGTTATATGGTAAAAGAGGCGGATAAAACCGTAAGGGTAAGAGTTGCCGGTAACCAGGCTTATATCACCATCAAAGGTAAATCAAAGGGGATATCGCGCAGTGAATATGAGTACGAAATACCGGTTGATGATGCCGGCGAACTGCTTTCAGCCTTTTGTGAGGCCGTTATTTATAAAACGCGTTACTGCATCACCTTCGCCGGAAAACTCTGGGAGATTGATGTATTTGACCGGGATAACGAAGGGTTGATTATGGCGGAGATTGAACTGGATGACGAAGCTGAAACTTTTGATCTGCCGGATTGGGTTGAAACAGAAGTAACCGGCGACGACAGGTATTATAACTCCAATCTCTCGATAAATCCCTACAAAAATTGGGCATAA
- a CDS encoding DoxX family protein, whose amino-acid sequence MNLVHKIETWGDTHHPVVLDPFRIVLGMFLLFKGATFMNNTASLHSIIADQNVINLSNGALMGVVYFIAFAHMVGGMMITFGVLTRIASLIQIPIIIGAIMMSNAIELPGNTDLWLSIVVLAMLIVFSIVGSGKLSIQRILENQ is encoded by the coding sequence ATGAACCTGGTTCATAAAATTGAAACATGGGGAGACACACACCACCCCGTGGTATTAGACCCTTTCAGAATAGTGCTCGGAATGTTTTTGTTATTTAAAGGCGCCACCTTTATGAACAATACCGCATCGCTGCACTCCATCATTGCCGATCAAAATGTTATCAACCTATCCAACGGTGCTTTGATGGGTGTGGTGTACTTTATTGCCTTTGCTCATATGGTAGGCGGAATGATGATCACATTCGGCGTATTAACGCGCATCGCATCATTGATACAGATCCCCATTATTATAGGGGCAATTATGATGTCAAACGCTATTGAGTTACCCGGCAACACAGATTTGTGGTTATCCATTGTGGTACTGGCCATGCTGATAGTTTTCAGTATTGTAGGCTCCGGTAAATTATCTATCCAACGGATTTTGGAAAATCAATAA
- a CDS encoding phosphatase PAP2 family protein — MKRLASHIVSIILIPLLAPTYLFAIILFYFPHLTSIVSIGDKLLSILYIFIATTLLPFIVVFILYKRKVIRTLTLDNKEDRVIPQAFSCVIYTATCLLLVYKVGATNALTLSMVAVAISVIGLTLITPYWKISTHACGSWGLFAILYDLNSRFPVQSFQPLYYTILFLTVSVCFARLYLKVHTPMQVLAGSVMGVLIGFSLFHFFLN, encoded by the coding sequence CCCATTACTTGCTCCCACATACCTTTTTGCTATCATTTTATTCTACTTTCCGCATTTAACTTCGATAGTTAGCATTGGTGATAAACTGCTATCTATACTCTATATTTTTATTGCCACAACCCTGCTTCCCTTTATTGTTGTGTTTATTTTATATAAAAGAAAAGTGATTAGAACGCTTACGCTGGATAACAAGGAAGACAGGGTAATACCGCAGGCTTTCTCCTGCGTTATATATACGGCTACCTGCCTGCTTTTAGTTTACAAGGTGGGTGCAACCAACGCATTAACCCTATCTATGGTAGCGGTTGCTATATCGGTAATAGGGCTAACTTTAATTACACCATACTGGAAGATAAGCACACACGCCTGCGGCTCATGGGGGCTGTTCGCTATTCTTTACGACTTAAATTCGCGTTTTCCGGTTCAAAGTTTTCAGCCTCTTTATTATACTATACTATTTTTAACGGTTAGCGTTTGCTTTGCCAGGCTTTATCTTAAGGTGCACACGCCTATGCAGGTACTTGCAGGCAGTGTAATGGGCGTTTTAATTGGATTTTCGCTCTTCCATTTCTTTCTTAATTAG